A window from Toxoplasma gondii ME49 chromosome IX, whole genome shotgun sequence encodes these proteins:
- a CDS encoding DAD family protein (encoded by transcript TGME49_305870~Predicted trans-membrane domain (TMHMM2.0):92-115:124-147:159-179), giving the protein MAKNRSARHGTGPGVFVQQTRASESCFEDSSPRTKSLSEERRDPEFSDGVSREAEEGKETSLVSAKKSGSAGSLTCIVRDLARAYLQRYPPRILMMDAFCACLLLMAGLLVLYAVLTRSTFPFNAFLSAFISCVGTAVLTVCFRIQITNKSIFKLTEERALADFLLCSLLLQVAVFTFIG; this is encoded by the exons ATGGCAAAGAACCGAAGTGCGCGACATGGCACTGGACCTGGGGTGTTTGTACAGCAGACACGCGCGTCGGAGAGCTGTTTTGAGGACTCTTCACCCAGGACCAAAAGTTTGtcagaagagcgacgagatCCCGAGTTCAGCGACGgcgtttctcgggaagcgGAAGAGGGTAAGGAAacctctcttgtttctgcgAAAAAAAGTGGTTCGGCTGGATCTCTCACGTGCATTGTTCGAGACCTCGCGAGAGCATACCTGCAACGATACCCGCCCCGCATCCTCATGATGGATGCATTCTGTGCGTGTCTACTCTTAATGGCGGGCCTGCTCGTCCTGTACGCGGTCCTCACTCGATCTACGTTCCCCTTCaacgccttcctctctgcgttcatCTCGTGCGTCGGCACGGCTGTCCTCACGGTCTGCTTCAGAATCCAG ATTACCAACAAATCCATATTCAAGCTcacggaggagagagcacTCGCGGATTTCCTCCTTTGCAGCCTTCTTTTGCAAGTTGCCGTTTTCACTTTTATCGGttga